In Vagococcus hydrophili, one DNA window encodes the following:
- a CDS encoding DUF2969 domain-containing protein, with amino-acid sequence MKKNKPVEVEIKENTVQKDGETKANHQLFIGKKMIGEILEMDSTKFEVKCDDNFVLFAKSMEQGYEEVLRNWNLHN; translated from the coding sequence ATGAAAAAAAATAAACCTGTAGAAGTCGAAATTAAAGAAAATACAGTTCAAAAAGATGGCGAAACTAAAGCGAACCATCAATTGTTTATTGGTAAAAAAATGATTGGTGAAATTTTAGAGATGGATAGTACAAAATTTGAAGTTAAATGTGATGATAATTTTGTGTTATTTGCTAAGTCAATGGAACAAGGTTATGAAGAAGTTCTAAGAAATTGGAATTTACATA
- a CDS encoding CBS and ACT domain-containing protein, producing MLVKDYMSKNLVTIGEETKIFDAIEIMKEKDIHRIPVVKNDHIVGLITEGTIQEAMPSKATSLSVYEANYLLNKTTVKDVMIQEVETITENCLLEDAIFQMRQHKVNVLPVLNELDSLVGIITNNDIFDAFLNITGYKEPGTRVAVKIKDDHEGVLAELTEIFKDNHLNIIQIVVYRQKEEPIIVIQTTSEENEKINQVLSDAGYDVESSIKTCKR from the coding sequence ATGTTAGTTAAAGATTACATGTCAAAAAATTTAGTCACAATTGGTGAAGAAACCAAAATATTTGATGCCATCGAGATAATGAAAGAAAAAGATATCCACCGTATTCCAGTCGTTAAAAATGATCACATTGTTGGATTAATTACTGAAGGAACGATTCAAGAAGCGATGCCTTCAAAAGCAACTAGTTTAAGTGTTTATGAGGCTAACTACTTATTAAATAAAACGACTGTTAAAGATGTGATGATTCAAGAGGTAGAGACAATCACTGAGAATTGTTTACTAGAAGATGCTATCTTTCAAATGAGGCAGCATAAAGTCAACGTATTACCTGTTTTAAATGAATTAGATAGTTTAGTTGGCATTATTACAAATAATGATATCTTTGATGCTTTCCTAAATATTACAGGGTACAAAGAGCCGGGTACACGTGTAGCAGTTAAAATTAAAGATGATCATGAAGGGGTCTTAGCGGAATTAACAGAGATTTTTAAAGATAATCATTTAAACATCATTCAAATTGTGGTGTACCGTCAAAAAGAAGAACCTATTATTGTGATACAGACAACATCAGAAGAAAACGAGAAAATCAATCAAGTGTTAAGTGATGCTGGGTATGATGTAGAGTCCTCAATAAAAACATGTAAAAGATAA
- a CDS encoding ABC transporter ATP-binding protein: MLKVENISVHYGMIQAVKEVSFEVNEGEIVSLIGANGAGKTTILRTISGLVRPSSGTITFQGSQIEKETSPNIVQSGLVQVPEGRHVFTGMTVMENLELGAFLYKDKKESEAILKRVFERFPILAERKNQDAATLSGGEQQMLAMGRALMSRPKLLLLDEPSMGLAPIFIKEIFSIIEEIKAQGTTVLLIEQNAKMALSIADRGYVLETGKVVLKGSGKELLDSPDIQKAYLGG; encoded by the coding sequence ATGCTAAAAGTAGAAAATATTTCGGTTCATTATGGCATGATTCAAGCTGTCAAAGAGGTCTCCTTTGAAGTCAATGAAGGCGAAATTGTGAGTTTGATTGGGGCGAATGGCGCGGGAAAAACAACAATTTTAAGAACAATTTCTGGACTGGTACGACCAAGTAGTGGAACGATTACATTTCAAGGGAGTCAAATTGAAAAAGAAACCTCGCCTAATATTGTTCAGAGTGGCTTAGTTCAAGTGCCAGAAGGTCGTCATGTGTTTACGGGGATGACAGTCATGGAAAATTTAGAGTTAGGGGCATTTTTATACAAAGATAAAAAAGAAAGTGAGGCTATCTTAAAACGGGTATTTGAACGTTTTCCAATTTTGGCTGAAAGAAAAAATCAAGACGCTGCTACATTATCTGGTGGTGAGCAACAAATGTTGGCAATGGGAAGAGCGTTAATGTCTCGTCCTAAGTTATTACTTTTAGATGAACCCTCTATGGGACTAGCACCGATATTTATTAAAGAAATTTTTTCGATTATCGAAGAAATAAAAGCGCAAGGAACCACTGTTTTACTTATCGAACAAAATGCTAAGATGGCTTTAAGTATTGCAGATCGTGGGTATGTGTTAGAAACTGGAAAAGTGGTTTTAAAGGGTAGTGGAAAAGAGTTACTTGATAGTCCAGATATTCAAAAAGCTTATTTAGGAGGTTAG
- a CDS encoding ABC transporter ATP-binding protein: MSLLKINNLTKNFGGLAAVSNVNLELGKNELVGLIGPNGAGKTTLFNLLTGVYEPSEGDVLFYNEGKKERLNGMKPFKVANKGLSRTFQNIRLFKDLTVLDNVLIAMNGKQPVGVLTGILRLPNFYKSEKKMTEKALDLLAIFDLKEKETSLAKNLSYGEQRRLEIVRALATEPKLLFLDEPAAGMNPQETAELTELIKKIQREFDLTILLIEHDMSLVMDVCERIYVLEYGQMIAEGKPEEIKTNKRVIKAYLGGDL, encoded by the coding sequence ATGTCCCTATTAAAAATAAATAATTTAACGAAAAATTTTGGTGGTTTAGCAGCTGTCTCAAATGTTAATTTAGAGTTAGGCAAAAATGAGCTAGTCGGTTTAATCGGACCTAATGGAGCGGGGAAAACAACGCTATTTAACCTTCTAACAGGTGTTTATGAACCAAGTGAAGGAGATGTTCTCTTTTACAATGAAGGTAAAAAGGAACGTTTGAATGGCATGAAGCCGTTTAAAGTGGCAAATAAAGGCTTAAGTCGAACCTTTCAAAATATTCGCTTATTTAAAGATTTAACAGTGTTAGACAATGTTTTAATCGCCATGAACGGTAAACAACCAGTTGGCGTGCTAACAGGAATTTTAAGATTGCCTAATTTTTATAAATCAGAAAAGAAAATGACGGAAAAAGCTTTAGATTTACTAGCAATTTTTGATTTGAAAGAAAAAGAAACCTCCTTAGCTAAAAATCTTTCTTACGGGGAACAGCGAAGATTAGAGATTGTTAGAGCTTTAGCGACTGAACCTAAACTCCTTTTCTTAGACGAGCCAGCAGCAGGGATGAATCCTCAAGAAACAGCAGAGCTCACGGAACTGATTAAAAAAATTCAACGTGAGTTTGATCTAACAATTCTCTTAATAGAGCATGACATGTCACTTGTGATGGATGTTTGCGAAAGAATCTATGTGCTAGAGTATGGTCAAATGATCGCAGAAGGAAAACCAGAAGAGATAAAAACAAACAAACGAGTAATTAAAGCATATTTGGGTGGTGATTTGTAA
- a CDS encoding branched-chain amino acid ABC transporter permease, with protein sequence MNKNIKVNLSWIGLMSLGFIVLGVMYSVGLMSPVLETALVMIGINIILGVGLNLVIGVSGQFSLGHAGFMAIGAYATAIISIKNPTLPGFLTGLLVGAVLSGLVALVVGIPTLRLSGDYLAIATLGVSEIIRILIMNLDGITNGPAGLFGITPFVTWSMVYILVCITTIITTNFINSAAGRATLSVRENEIAAESMGVNTTKYKVIAFVIGAMTAAIAGGLYASYIQTIVPANFDFMKSIDILIIVVFGGVGSITGTFIAAIVLGFLNMFLQDAGTIRMIIYALALIVIMIFKPSGLLGMKELSFKKIFNKGGQKNVPIKNK encoded by the coding sequence ATGAATAAAAATATAAAAGTAAATCTGTCATGGATTGGTTTAATGAGTTTGGGATTTATTGTTTTAGGGGTGATGTATAGTGTAGGCTTAATGTCTCCAGTTTTAGAAACAGCTCTTGTTATGATTGGAATTAATATTATTTTAGGAGTGGGGCTTAATCTAGTGATTGGTGTATCAGGTCAATTTTCTTTAGGTCACGCAGGTTTTATGGCGATTGGAGCTTATGCAACGGCAATTATTTCGATAAAAAATCCAACCTTGCCAGGTTTTTTAACGGGGTTACTAGTAGGAGCGGTACTTTCAGGACTAGTTGCTTTAGTTGTTGGTATTCCTACCTTGCGTTTATCAGGTGATTACCTGGCAATTGCCACACTTGGCGTTTCTGAGATTATCAGAATTCTAATTATGAATTTAGACGGCATTACAAATGGACCAGCTGGGCTTTTTGGTATTACGCCATTTGTAACGTGGTCAATGGTTTATATACTTGTTTGTATCACAACGATTATTACAACTAATTTTATTAATAGTGCAGCCGGTCGTGCGACACTTTCTGTCAGAGAAAATGAAATTGCCGCTGAATCGATGGGTGTGAATACGACTAAATATAAAGTGATTGCTTTTGTGATTGGTGCTATGACAGCTGCAATTGCTGGTGGGCTTTATGCGAGCTACATTCAAACGATTGTTCCAGCAAACTTTGATTTTATGAAATCAATCGATATCTTAATCATTGTTGTATTTGGTGGCGTAGGAAGTATTACAGGAACCTTTATTGCAGCGATTGTCTTAGGGTTCTTAAATATGTTTTTACAAGATGCGGGAACGATTCGGATGATTATCTATGCCTTAGCCTTAATTGTCATTATGATTTTCAAACCATCAGGACTTTTGGGTATGAAAGAGTTGTCATTTAAGAAAATTTTTAATAAAGGAGGACAAAAAAATGTCCCTATTAAAAATAAATAA
- a CDS encoding branched-chain amino acid ABC transporter permease, producing the protein MNIFQQLINGLSLGSIYALLALGYTMVYGIIKLINFAHGEIYMIGAFVGYYVTNQFRLSLIPTLLISMTICAVLGVLIEFLAYRPLRKSTRIAALITAIGVSFLIQSLMIYFIGADTRPFPQIIENTNYDLKLFTISKIQLIILSTSIFLMILLQMIVRHTKMGKAMRAVSVDPDAAQLMGINVNHTISFTFAIGSSLAAAGGVLIGLYYNSIDPMMGVAPGLKAFIAAVFGGIGIIPGAALGGFVIGIIETLVSALGFTAYRDAVVYAILIIVLLVKPSGLLGKNVKEKV; encoded by the coding sequence ATGAATATTTTTCAACAATTAATTAATGGTTTATCTCTAGGCAGTATTTATGCGTTACTAGCATTAGGCTATACGATGGTTTATGGCATTATTAAATTAATTAATTTTGCTCATGGTGAAATTTATATGATTGGTGCTTTTGTAGGCTATTATGTGACGAATCAATTTAGACTCAGTTTGATTCCAACATTACTAATTTCTATGACGATTTGTGCTGTTTTAGGTGTGTTGATTGAATTTCTAGCATATCGACCACTTAGAAAGTCAACACGGATTGCGGCACTTATTACAGCTATTGGTGTTTCATTTTTAATTCAATCCCTAATGATTTATTTTATTGGGGCAGATACACGTCCTTTTCCACAAATTATCGAGAATACAAATTATGATTTGAAATTATTCACGATTAGTAAAATCCAGTTAATTATTTTATCAACTTCGATTTTCTTAATGATTTTACTACAAATGATTGTCAGACATACGAAAATGGGAAAAGCCATGCGAGCAGTAAGTGTTGATCCTGACGCGGCCCAGTTGATGGGAATTAATGTGAATCACACGATTTCATTTACCTTTGCGATTGGCTCATCACTGGCGGCAGCTGGTGGTGTTTTAATAGGTCTTTACTACAACAGTATCGATCCGATGATGGGAGTCGCTCCAGGCCTTAAAGCGTTTATTGCGGCAGTGTTTGGTGGAATTGGGATTATCCCAGGGGCTGCGTTAGGTGGTTTTGTGATAGGAATTATTGAAACTTTAGTTAGTGCACTTGGGTTCACTGCTTATCGTGACGCAGTAGTTTATGCTATTTTAATTATTGTGTTATTAGTGAAACCATCAGGCTTACTAGGGAAAAATGTTAAAGAAAAAGTGTAG
- a CDS encoding ABC transporter substrate-binding protein: protein MKKIVGLLFASCVLLTACGNPGGGSGGGSNKDTSKESDTIKIGLNLELSGAVAAYGNQEKEGAELAVAEINEKGGINGKKIELVIKDNKSDTAEAAAVAANLTTKENVVAIIGPATSGASKAQIPNVTKAKVPVITPSGTDDSITVLNDKVQEYIYRACFQDSFQGVILANYAMDNLKAKKAVVIGDVSSDYAKGLSTSFKDTFTGDIVADEKFNQKDKDFKAILTKIKDKDFDFIYLPGYYEEAGLIIKQAREMGIEQPILGADGFSDSKLIDVAGKDNMNGIYYTAHFSEKAPASDKVKQFIDAFDKKYNKKPSSFNALAYDSVYMFKEAIEKAGSADSEKITKELASLKDFDGVTGKMSMDKNHNPEKAAVVIGLKNGEEETADVVKP from the coding sequence ATGAAAAAAATAGTTGGTTTGTTATTTGCAAGTTGCGTGCTACTAACGGCATGTGGTAATCCTGGCGGAGGATCAGGTGGAGGTAGTAATAAAGATACTTCCAAAGAATCGGATACGATTAAAATTGGTTTGAATTTAGAATTATCAGGAGCTGTTGCAGCTTATGGTAATCAGGAAAAAGAAGGGGCGGAATTAGCCGTCGCAGAAATTAATGAAAAGGGTGGTATAAATGGAAAGAAAATTGAATTGGTTATTAAGGACAATAAATCTGATACAGCCGAAGCAGCCGCAGTGGCAGCTAATCTAACAACGAAGGAAAATGTGGTGGCTATCATTGGACCAGCAACATCAGGTGCAAGCAAAGCGCAAATACCTAACGTAACAAAAGCGAAAGTACCTGTGATTACTCCTTCTGGGACAGATGACTCAATCACCGTTTTAAATGATAAAGTTCAAGAGTACATCTATCGTGCATGTTTCCAAGATTCATTCCAAGGTGTTATCTTAGCTAACTACGCCATGGATAATTTAAAAGCTAAAAAAGCAGTGGTTATTGGGGATGTTTCTAGTGATTACGCCAAAGGTTTATCTACATCATTTAAAGATACCTTTACAGGTGACATTGTAGCTGATGAGAAATTCAATCAAAAAGATAAAGACTTTAAAGCGATTTTAACTAAAATTAAAGATAAAGATTTCGACTTCATCTACTTACCAGGTTATTACGAAGAAGCAGGCTTAATTATTAAACAAGCTCGAGAAATGGGAATTGAACAACCGATTCTAGGAGCAGACGGCTTCTCGGATTCAAAACTAATTGATGTTGCTGGTAAAGATAATATGAATGGTATTTATTACACAGCTCACTTCTCAGAGAAAGCGCCAGCCTCAGATAAAGTGAAACAATTTATCGATGCTTTTGACAAAAAATACAATAAAAAACCAAGTTCATTTAATGCTTTAGCTTATGATTCAGTGTATATGTTTAAAGAAGCAATTGAAAAAGCAGGTTCAGCAGATAGTGAAAAGATTACAAAAGAGTTAGCAAGCTTAAAAGATTTTGACGGGGTGACTGGTAAGATGAGTATGGATAAAAATCATAACCCAGAAAAAGCAGCCGTTGTTATCGGACTAAAAAATGGTGAAGAAGAGACAGCAGACGTTGTTAAGCCATAA
- the yidD gene encoding membrane protein insertion efficiency factor YidD produces the protein MFKKIMIAPVRFYQRRISPLFPPSCRYHPTCSQYMIDAVNYHGAFKGTIMGTGRICRCHPFVKGGIDYVPRKFTLRKNPDETYTGPYTKKSKEESPK, from the coding sequence ATGTTCAAAAAAATAATGATTGCACCTGTTAGATTTTATCAAAGACGGATATCTCCTTTATTTCCACCAAGTTGCCGTTATCATCCAACGTGTTCTCAATATATGATTGACGCGGTTAATTATCATGGGGCATTTAAAGGAACGATTATGGGAACAGGTCGTATTTGTCGATGTCATCCTTTTGTTAAAGGTGGGATTGATTATGTGCCAAGAAAATTTACTTTGAGAAAAAATCCTGATGAAACTTATACAGGTCCGTATACAAAAAAATCAAAAGAAGAAAGCCCAAAATAA
- a CDS encoding DNA-directed RNA polymerase subunit beta: MGTITKRVIIQVSLVILTILIFVALFFAGIFIGYVVLGKGYKSDAFNPATWNHILDFFK, encoded by the coding sequence ATGGGAACAATAACAAAACGTGTCATAATACAAGTTTCACTTGTTATTTTAACAATCTTGATATTTGTTGCGCTGTTTTTTGCCGGTATTTTTATAGGATATGTTGTTCTTGGAAAAGGGTATAAATCAGACGCCTTTAATCCAGCAACTTGGAACCATATTTTAGATTTTTTTAAGTAG
- the murA gene encoding UDP-N-acetylglucosamine 1-carboxyvinyltransferase produces MDYIKVRSGNKLSGQVKIEGAKNAVLPILAGALLADQGTTKITNAPILSDVFMMNNVIKHLNTDIEFDQDNNTIEITATRQLKNEAPFEYVSQMRASIVVMGPLLARTGHAKVAMPGGCAIGKRPIDLHLKGFQALGATITQTNGYIEAKADELKGARIYLDFPSVGATQNIMMAAVKAKGMTVIENVAREPEIVDLAIYLNKMGAKITGAGTETIRIEGVTTLTGTEHAVVQDRIEAGTFMVAAAVTGGDILIEEGLMEHNRPLISKLVEMGVSVIEEAEGIRVKGPEVLLPTDVTTLPHPGFPTDMQAQMSILMTLSSGSSVLSETVFENRFQHLEELKRMGAKHQISGNVAHIEGVLGLQGAEVSATDLRAAAALIIAGLVAEGTTKVYHLEYLDRGYYKFHKKLQALGADVTRVYAAQKEKVQSI; encoded by the coding sequence ATGGATTACATTAAAGTTCGCAGCGGAAATAAGCTGTCGGGACAGGTAAAAATAGAAGGGGCAAAAAATGCCGTATTGCCAATTTTAGCTGGAGCCTTATTAGCAGATCAAGGAACAACTAAAATTACAAATGCTCCAATTTTATCAGACGTTTTCATGATGAACAATGTTATCAAGCACTTAAACACTGACATAGAATTCGATCAAGATAATAATACTATTGAAATTACAGCAACAAGACAATTGAAAAATGAAGCACCCTTTGAATATGTTAGCCAAATGCGAGCATCTATTGTCGTAATGGGCCCACTTTTAGCCAGAACTGGACATGCCAAAGTGGCAATGCCTGGTGGATGTGCTATTGGTAAACGCCCGATTGACTTACATCTTAAAGGCTTTCAAGCGTTAGGTGCAACAATCACACAGACAAATGGTTATATTGAAGCTAAAGCAGATGAACTTAAGGGCGCAAGAATTTACTTAGATTTCCCAAGTGTAGGTGCCACTCAAAATATTATGATGGCAGCTGTTAAAGCTAAAGGAATGACAGTAATCGAAAACGTCGCTAGAGAACCTGAAATTGTTGATTTAGCAATTTATCTGAATAAGATGGGTGCTAAAATTACAGGAGCGGGAACTGAAACAATCCGCATTGAAGGTGTAACGACTTTAACTGGAACTGAACATGCTGTTGTTCAAGACCGCATTGAAGCTGGAACATTTATGGTTGCAGCGGCAGTGACTGGTGGCGACATTTTAATCGAGGAAGGTTTAATGGAACACAATCGTCCATTAATTTCTAAATTAGTTGAAATGGGTGTTTCTGTTATAGAAGAAGCTGAAGGAATTCGCGTTAAGGGCCCAGAAGTGTTACTTCCAACAGATGTAACAACTTTACCACATCCTGGTTTCCCAACAGATATGCAAGCGCAAATGAGTATTTTAATGACGCTATCTAGCGGTTCAAGTGTGCTTTCAGAAACAGTTTTTGAGAATCGTTTCCAACATTTAGAAGAATTAAAACGCATGGGAGCTAAACATCAAATCTCTGGCAATGTGGCTCATATTGAAGGTGTTCTTGGTCTTCAAGGTGCAGAAGTTTCTGCAACAGATTTAAGAGCAGCTGCAGCGCTTATTATTGCTGGTTTAGTAGCAGAAGGAACAACTAAAGTCTATCATTTAGAGTATTTAGACCGTGGTTATTATAAGTTCCATAAAAAACTACAAGCTTTAGGTGCAGATGTTACTCGTGTTTATGCAGCTCAAAAAGAAAAAGTCCAAAGTATTTAA
- a CDS encoding DUF1146 family protein: MFGIDAIVRIFSHFIFIYLAFWALQSLRMDTIFKKGQQFEKQIKVFYLIVAIFIGYTVSNFFMEVMFLSRDLIQGVFSS, from the coding sequence ATGTTTGGGATTGACGCTATCGTTAGGATTTTCAGTCATTTTATATTTATTTACTTGGCATTTTGGGCACTACAATCATTAAGAATGGATACTATTTTCAAAAAAGGGCAACAATTTGAGAAGCAAATCAAGGTTTTTTACTTAATAGTTGCGATTTTTATAGGGTATACAGTCAGTAATTTCTTTATGGAAGTTATGTTCTTATCCCGTGACTTAATTCAAGGCGTTTTCTCTTCTTAA
- a CDS encoding F0F1 ATP synthase subunit epsilon — protein MSSFIVNIVTPDGTIYDRQAKFLVAKTQAGSLGVLPNHAPLISPLSIDAVRIDLTDEDGGQSDWVAVNAGIIEIRDNVVSIIANSAETEKNIDISRAEEAKKRAEAKIQKAKSQDDKEIDLARAEIALIRAINRLNVANKRR, from the coding sequence ATGAGTTCCTTCATAGTTAATATCGTTACCCCAGATGGTACGATTTATGACCGCCAAGCTAAATTTTTAGTGGCTAAAACACAAGCTGGCTCTCTCGGCGTTCTACCTAACCATGCCCCACTTATTTCACCACTAAGCATCGACGCTGTTAGAATTGATCTAACAGACGAAGATGGTGGTCAATCTGACTGGGTTGCAGTTAACGCTGGAATTATTGAGATTAGAGATAATGTTGTTTCTATCATCGCTAATAGTGCTGAAACAGAAAAAAATATCGATATCTCTCGTGCTGAAGAAGCCAAAAAACGTGCTGAAGCTAAAATTCAAAAAGCCAAGTCTCAGGACGACAAAGAAATCGATTTAGCTCGAGCTGAAATTGCTTTAATTCGTGCGATTAATCGTTTGAATGTGGCGAATAAAAGAAGGTAA
- the atpD gene encoding F0F1 ATP synthase subunit beta gives MKIGKIVQVIGPVVDVAFPLDQSLPDINDALVVYKSESKQKVVLEVTIEMGDGVVRTIAMESTDGLQRGMEVLHEGGPISVPVGRETLGRVFNVLGETIDLDEPLPENMDRSSIHTEAPTYENLSTDSEVLQTGIKVIDLLAPYLKGGKVGLFGGAGVGKTVLIQELINNIAQELGGISVFAGVGERTREGNDLYFEMKESGVIKKTAMVFGQMNEPPGARMRVALTGLTMAEYFRDEEKQDVLLFIDNIFRFTQAGSEVSALLGRMPSAVGYQPTLATEMGQLQERITSTRDGSITSIQAIYVPADDYTDPAPATAFAHLDATTNLERRLTEQGIYPAVDPLASSSSALEPGIVGEEHYKVATEVQRLLQRYKELQDIIAILGMDELSDDEKVVVGRARRVQFFLSQNFHVAEQFTGQKGSYVPLHETIKGFREILDGKHDNLPEEAFRSVGRIEEAIEKAEKLSY, from the coding sequence ATGAAAATCGGAAAAATAGTCCAAGTAATAGGTCCCGTTGTAGATGTGGCTTTTCCGTTAGATCAATCATTGCCAGATATCAATGATGCATTAGTAGTCTACAAATCGGAAAGCAAACAAAAAGTTGTTCTAGAAGTTACGATTGAAATGGGAGATGGTGTTGTCAGAACCATCGCCATGGAATCAACAGACGGCTTACAACGTGGAATGGAAGTTCTACATGAAGGTGGACCAATTAGTGTCCCTGTAGGTAGAGAAACATTAGGGCGTGTCTTTAATGTTTTAGGTGAAACCATCGACTTAGATGAGCCACTTCCAGAAAACATGGATAGAAGTAGTATCCATACAGAAGCACCAACTTATGAAAATTTAAGTACAGATTCAGAAGTTTTACAAACAGGTATCAAAGTAATTGACCTTCTAGCGCCTTATTTAAAAGGTGGTAAAGTTGGACTTTTCGGTGGTGCCGGAGTTGGTAAAACCGTATTAATTCAAGAGTTAATTAATAATATTGCTCAAGAATTAGGCGGGATTTCTGTATTCGCTGGTGTTGGAGAAAGAACACGTGAAGGAAATGACCTTTATTTTGAAATGAAAGAATCTGGCGTAATTAAAAAAACTGCCATGGTTTTTGGTCAAATGAATGAGCCACCTGGTGCCAGAATGCGTGTAGCCTTAACTGGTTTAACTATGGCTGAGTACTTCCGTGACGAAGAAAAACAAGATGTGTTACTATTTATTGATAATATCTTCCGTTTCACTCAAGCAGGATCTGAAGTATCTGCCCTTTTAGGTCGTATGCCTTCAGCCGTTGGTTACCAACCAACCCTTGCTACAGAAATGGGACAATTACAAGAACGTATCACGTCAACAAGAGACGGTTCAATTACATCTATTCAAGCAATCTATGTACCAGCCGATGACTATACGGATCCGGCTCCTGCAACAGCATTCGCTCATTTAGATGCAACAACCAACCTTGAAAGACGTTTAACTGAACAAGGTATTTACCCTGCGGTAGATCCACTTGCTTCATCTTCTAGTGCCTTAGAACCAGGAATTGTTGGGGAAGAGCATTATAAAGTAGCAACTGAAGTTCAACGTCTATTACAACGTTATAAAGAATTACAAGATATTATTGCTATCTTAGGTATGGACGAATTATCTGATGACGAAAAAGTTGTCGTGGGACGTGCCAGAAGAGTTCAATTCTTCTTATCACAAAACTTCCACGTGGCTGAACAGTTTACTGGTCAAAAAGGTAGTTATGTTCCATTACACGAAACAATCAAAGGCTTTAGAGAAATCTTAGATGGTAAACATGATAACTTACCAGAAGAAGCTTTCCGTAGCGTTGGTCGTATCGAAGAAGCAATTGAAAAAGCTGAGAAATTAAGCTATTAA
- a CDS encoding F0F1 ATP synthase subunit gamma, which yields MGGSLIDIKKRIASTKKTSQITSAMQMVAASKLTKSEQSSRRFQEYAHKVRTITTHLASSQLQAIENADFSSFEDNMEMYHKLLIARPVKKTGYIIITSDKGLAGGYNSSVIKNTIEVLQKDHEDQNEVVIMSIGGTGADFFKHRNIPVSYELRGLSDHPSYNEVRKIVNSAIQMYNNEVFDELYVCYNHHVNTLSSAFRAEKMLPIEDLDSKEATSYEQDYILEPSEDAILNTLLPLYAESLIYGAVLDSKTAEHAARMTAMKSATENASNIIDDLTITFNRARQAAITNEITEIVGGAAALED from the coding sequence ATGGGCGGTTCCCTTATAGATATTAAAAAGAGAATAGCTTCAACAAAAAAGACGAGTCAAATTACGAGTGCTATGCAAATGGTAGCAGCTTCAAAATTGACAAAATCTGAACAATCATCAAGACGTTTTCAAGAGTATGCGCATAAAGTGAGAACCATTACGACTCACTTAGCATCATCGCAACTACAAGCAATTGAAAATGCCGATTTTTCTAGTTTTGAAGATAACATGGAGATGTACCATAAACTTTTAATTGCTCGTCCAGTAAAGAAAACAGGCTATATTATTATCACTTCTGATAAAGGTTTAGCAGGTGGTTACAACAGTTCAGTTATCAAAAATACGATTGAAGTCCTTCAAAAAGATCATGAAGATCAAAATGAAGTGGTTATTATGTCGATTGGTGGAACTGGGGCTGATTTCTTTAAACATAGAAACATACCGGTTTCATATGAATTAAGAGGTCTTAGTGATCATCCAAGTTATAATGAAGTTCGTAAGATTGTTAATTCTGCTATTCAAATGTATAACAATGAAGTCTTTGATGAATTGTACGTTTGTTACAACCATCATGTGAACACTTTATCATCTGCTTTTCGTGCAGAAAAAATGTTACCAATTGAAGATTTAGATTCAAAAGAAGCAACATCGTATGAACAAGATTATATTCTTGAACCTTCTGAAGATGCAATTTTGAATACATTACTGCCCCTCTACGCTGAGAGTTTAATCTACGGAGCAGTGTTAGATTCTAAAACTGCTGAGCATGCTGCGCGTATGACAGCAATGAAGAGTGCGACAGAAAATGCAAGCAACATAATCGACGATTTAACAATCACATTTAATAGAGCCAGACAAGCAGCCATTACAAATGAGATTACAGAAATTGTCGGCGGAGCTGCAGCTTTAGAAGATTAA